One stretch of Roseimicrobium sp. ORNL1 DNA includes these proteins:
- a CDS encoding succinate dehydrogenase/fumarate reductase iron-sulfur subunit, which produces MARTLNLHLKVWRQASANAKGYFQDIEAKDIPESASFLEMMDIINQRIITAGADPIAFDHDCREGICGMCSMVINGRAHGPEVSTTTCQLHMRKFHDGDTIWVEPFRAVAFPVIKDLAVDRTSFEKIQIAGGFISVRTGSVQDANALPISKEAADSSMDAAECIGCGACVAACPNASAMLFTSAKAGQLNMLPQGQPEKHRRVLGMVRAMDAAGFGNCSNHYECEGACPKDISVRWIAKMNRDYALATVHEAVIAPTGKGGGDGG; this is translated from the coding sequence ATGGCCCGCACACTGAACCTCCACCTGAAAGTCTGGCGCCAGGCAAGTGCCAATGCCAAAGGCTACTTCCAGGACATCGAAGCCAAGGACATTCCAGAGTCCGCTTCTTTCCTGGAGATGATGGACATCATCAACCAGCGCATCATCACGGCCGGAGCAGATCCCATCGCGTTCGACCATGATTGTCGCGAAGGCATTTGCGGCATGTGCTCCATGGTGATCAACGGCCGCGCCCACGGTCCCGAGGTTTCCACCACCACCTGCCAGCTTCACATGCGGAAATTCCATGATGGCGACACCATCTGGGTGGAACCCTTCCGTGCCGTGGCCTTCCCGGTCATCAAGGACCTCGCGGTGGATCGCACCTCATTCGAGAAGATTCAGATCGCCGGTGGCTTCATCAGTGTACGCACCGGTTCGGTGCAGGACGCCAATGCCTTGCCCATCTCCAAGGAAGCCGCGGACTCCTCCATGGACGCCGCGGAGTGCATCGGCTGTGGCGCCTGTGTGGCCGCCTGCCCGAATGCCAGCGCCATGCTCTTCACCTCTGCCAAGGCCGGCCAGCTCAACATGCTGCCCCAGGGCCAGCCGGAAAAACACCGCCGTGTGCTCGGCATGGTCCGCGCCATGGACGCCGCCGGATTCGGCAACTGCTCCAACCACTACGAATGCGAAGGCGCCTGTCCCAAGGACATCAGCGTCCGCTGGATCGCGAAGATGAACCGCGACTACGCGCTCGCCACCGTGCACGAAGCAGTCATTGCCCCGACCGGTAAGGGTGGTGGCGACGGCGGCTGA